One genomic region from Arthrobacter sp. YN encodes:
- the leuA gene encoding 2-isopropylmalate synthase, giving the protein MRNAQKPSGMPIHRYLPFQDQITVEVPDRTWPDKVITKAPRWCAVDLRDGNQALIDPMSPARKLKMFQLLVKMGYKEIEVGFPSASQTDFDFVRQLIEGGHIPDDVSIQVLTQAREHLIERTYESLVGAKQAIVHLYNSTSVLQRRVVFNQDEDGILDIALQGARLCKKYEETLEDTHITYEYSPESFTGTELEYAARVCNAIADVFEASADNQVIINLPATVEMATPNVYADSIEWMHRNLHPREGIIISLHPHNDRGTGVAAAELGYLAGADRIEGCLFGNGERTGNVDLVTLGLNMFVQGVDPMIDFSDIDEVRRTVEYCNQLPVPERSPYGGDLVFTAFSGSHQDAIKKGFEALEKDAAAAGTSVDDFTWQVPYLPVDPKDLGRSYEAVIRVNSQSGKGGVAYLLKNEHNLDLPRRAQIEFSGVIQRRTDAVGGEVSGAQLWQVFQDEYLPSDEEQAQWGRYALGSVSTETDESGAMTMNANLRIDGVEVRRTGHGNGPIAALLDILHHDGVDVRVLDYSEHALSEGGSASAAAYVECAVGERVLWGVGIDPSTTTSSLKALISAVNRAVRDARA; this is encoded by the coding sequence ATGCGTAATGCACAAAAGCCCTCCGGTATGCCGATTCACCGCTACCTGCCGTTCCAGGACCAAATCACTGTAGAGGTTCCTGACCGCACGTGGCCGGACAAGGTCATCACCAAGGCCCCGCGTTGGTGCGCGGTTGACCTGCGCGATGGAAACCAGGCCCTGATCGACCCCATGAGCCCGGCACGCAAGCTCAAGATGTTCCAGCTGCTCGTGAAGATGGGGTACAAGGAAATTGAAGTCGGATTCCCTTCGGCGTCGCAGACCGACTTCGACTTCGTCCGCCAGCTCATTGAGGGTGGCCACATCCCTGATGACGTCAGTATCCAGGTCCTGACCCAGGCTCGGGAGCACCTGATCGAGAGAACCTACGAATCTTTGGTGGGTGCCAAGCAGGCGATCGTCCACCTGTACAACTCCACCTCGGTGTTGCAAAGGCGTGTGGTCTTCAACCAGGACGAAGACGGAATCCTGGATATCGCGTTGCAGGGTGCCCGCTTGTGCAAAAAGTACGAAGAGACACTCGAAGATACGCACATCACGTATGAATACTCGCCGGAGTCCTTCACGGGAACCGAGCTCGAGTACGCGGCCCGCGTCTGCAACGCCATTGCCGACGTCTTCGAGGCTTCTGCCGACAACCAGGTCATCATCAACCTGCCGGCCACTGTGGAGATGGCAACCCCGAATGTCTATGCCGACTCCATCGAGTGGATGCACCGTAACCTGCACCCCCGCGAGGGCATCATCATTTCCCTGCACCCGCACAACGACCGGGGTACGGGCGTGGCTGCTGCCGAGCTGGGATACCTGGCCGGTGCTGACCGGATTGAAGGCTGCTTGTTCGGCAACGGTGAGCGCACCGGCAATGTGGACCTCGTAACGCTGGGGTTGAACATGTTTGTGCAGGGCGTGGACCCCATGATCGACTTCTCCGACATCGATGAAGTCCGCCGCACCGTGGAGTACTGCAACCAGTTGCCGGTTCCGGAGCGTTCGCCGTACGGTGGCGACCTCGTTTTCACGGCATTTTCCGGTTCGCACCAGGACGCCATCAAGAAGGGTTTCGAAGCCCTGGAGAAGGACGCTGCTGCGGCAGGCACCTCAGTGGACGACTTCACCTGGCAGGTTCCTTACCTGCCCGTCGATCCAAAGGACCTCGGCCGCAGCTATGAAGCCGTGATCCGGGTCAACTCGCAATCAGGCAAGGGCGGGGTTGCCTACCTGCTGAAGAACGAGCACAATTTGGACCTTCCCCGCCGGGCCCAGATTGAGTTTTCCGGAGTCATCCAGCGTCGTACCGACGCCGTGGGCGGCGAAGTCAGCGGTGCACAGCTGTGGCAGGTCTTCCAGGATGAGTACTTGCCGTCCGACGAAGAGCAGGCACAGTGGGGTCGCTACGCGCTGGGCAGTGTAAGCACTGAGACTGACGAGTCCGGCGCCATGACCATGAACGCCAACCTGCGGATCGACGGTGTGGAGGTTCGGCGGACCGGGCACGGCAACGGTCCCATCGCTGCGCTGTTGGATATCCTGCACCACGACGGCGTTGACGTCCGTGTGCTTGACTACAGCGAGCATGCCCTGTCCGAGGGCGGCAGCGCCAGCGCTGCAGCCTACGTTGAATGTGCCGTCGGCGAGCGGGTCCTGTGGGGCGTAGGCATTGACCCCAGTACCACCACGTCATCCCTCAAGGCCCTGATTTCGGCCGTGAACCGTGCCGTGAGGGACGCCCGGGCCTAA
- the recO gene encoding DNA repair protein RecO gives MANPSFAARSYRDDAVVLRTHKLGEADRIITLLTKHHGQVRAVAKGVRRTSSRFGARLEPFMVADLQLVSGRTLDIVTQAVAKGAYGSSIAADYGRFTVAAAMTETAEKLTDADTESGTAQYNLLVGALAALSRSDHPPELILDSYLLRALATGGWAPSFTDCARCGRPGPHTAFAAPVGGMVCNDCRPPGSPAPAAETVVLLGALLTGNWGVADASDPRHRREAAGLVATYLQWHLERALKSLKHVERS, from the coding sequence GTGGCCAATCCGTCGTTTGCAGCACGGTCCTACAGGGACGATGCCGTGGTGCTCCGTACCCACAAGCTGGGCGAAGCGGATCGCATCATCACTCTCTTGACCAAACATCACGGCCAGGTTCGGGCCGTCGCCAAGGGTGTGCGCAGGACCAGCAGCCGTTTTGGCGCTCGTCTGGAGCCGTTCATGGTGGCGGACTTGCAGCTTGTATCCGGGCGGACGCTGGACATCGTGACGCAGGCTGTGGCCAAGGGCGCCTATGGAAGCAGTATTGCCGCAGACTATGGCAGGTTCACCGTGGCTGCCGCCATGACGGAGACCGCCGAAAAACTTACGGATGCCGATACGGAGTCGGGGACCGCCCAATACAACCTGCTGGTGGGCGCCTTGGCCGCCCTAAGCCGTTCAGACCATCCACCCGAACTTATCCTGGACTCCTATTTGCTACGGGCTTTGGCCACCGGAGGTTGGGCGCCGAGTTTCACCGATTGCGCCCGGTGTGGCCGCCCGGGGCCCCACACGGCTTTTGCCGCTCCCGTTGGCGGTATGGTGTGCAACGACTGCCGTCCGCCGGGATCGCCGGCGCCGGCGGCGGAGACAGTGGTGTTGCTCGGTGCATTGTTGACAGGAAATTGGGGCGTGGCGGATGCATCGGATCCCCGGCATCGGCGTGAAGCCGCAGGGCTGGTTGCCACCTATCTGCAATGGCATTTGGAACGGGCGCTGAAATCACTCAAACACGTGGAGCGAAGCTGA
- a CDS encoding isoprenyl transferase gives MALGKKSKTTTARTAPVIAPYGHPSGAVPPGIPSELIPQHVAIVMDGNGRWANQRGLPRIEGHKAGEPALLDVMAGAIELGIKYVSVYAFSTENWRRSPEEIRFLMGFNKDVLRRQRNQLDEWGVRIRWAGRRPRLWGSVIKELEEAEEYTKANETCTLTMCVNYGGRAEIADAVSAIAHDVAEGRLKPGSVSEKTIQKYLDEPDLPDVDLFLRSSGEQRLSNFLLWQSAYAEFVFMDTLWPDVDRRTLWDAVEIYAKRDRRYGGAVDAAPAAK, from the coding sequence GTGGCACTTGGTAAGAAGAGTAAGACAACAACGGCCAGGACGGCACCGGTCATAGCGCCGTACGGGCACCCCTCCGGTGCAGTGCCGCCTGGTATTCCCAGTGAGCTTATTCCGCAGCACGTGGCAATCGTCATGGACGGCAACGGTCGATGGGCAAACCAGCGCGGACTTCCCCGCATCGAGGGTCACAAGGCCGGTGAGCCTGCCTTGCTTGATGTGATGGCAGGAGCGATCGAACTGGGAATCAAGTACGTCAGCGTGTACGCCTTCTCAACGGAGAACTGGCGGCGATCGCCCGAAGAAATCCGCTTCCTCATGGGATTTAACAAGGATGTACTACGACGCCAGCGAAACCAGCTTGACGAGTGGGGAGTGCGCATCCGATGGGCGGGAAGGCGCCCGCGGCTTTGGGGCTCTGTCATCAAGGAACTTGAAGAAGCCGAGGAATACACGAAGGCCAACGAAACGTGCACGTTGACCATGTGTGTTAACTACGGCGGCCGCGCCGAGATTGCCGACGCCGTCTCTGCCATCGCCCACGATGTCGCCGAAGGGCGTTTGAAACCGGGATCGGTATCGGAGAAAACCATCCAGAAATACCTCGATGAGCCCGACCTCCCGGATGTAGACCTTTTTCTTCGCAGTTCGGGGGAGCAGCGGCTCTCCAATTTCCTGCTGTGGCAGTCTGCCTATGCGGAGTTCGTCTTCATGGACACGCTGTGGCCGGATGTTGACAGGCGGACGCTGTGGGACGCCGTCGAGATCTATGCCAAGCGCGACAGGCGCTACGGAGGGGCCGTGGACGCGGCGCCTGCCGCCAAATAG